One Pectobacterium cacticida genomic window, CGCGCTGGCAACACAGCCCGCACCGAGTGCAGGGAAAGGCGTTTTCGTTACAGTGCATCATCATTTCACCAGTCAGGCTCGCTTATGATCGCGAGCCCGTTGTCAGTATCACGCTACCGGTGTATCCAGCGTTGATTTTTTACCGTTAGCAACGGCTGAAATATCCAAAATACGTTTTTCTGTAGAGAGCACCAGATTACCGTCCTGATCGAGGATCGGCGTATCAATCATGGCCTTAATTAATTGAGCATATTTGACGGAGAGAAAAACGGCCTCCTTACTATCCTGAGGGAATAAGGGAAAATCATCTCCGTGAATGGCAATGGCTTCTTTCATCTGACGCACAGCACCGCGCAGGCGGCTACTTATTAGGCTAAACGTTTTGTTTGCCAGTGTCGTAACGTGCTCAATACTCTGAAGTTTTTCCACGATCGCTATACCCTGAGCGTGAATGGTTTTTGCCTGCTCCATGTTGCTGTATGCATTGTTTAGCGCTTCTTCACCTTTATTCCCTAGAATATGGCCGAAAATTGCCAGCGCGGGACCAGCGACGATCCCACCCAGCACCATCATGCCGCCCGCCATACCGTAACCACCACTGGCCAGCGTACCGCCGCCTAGCCATGCCAATGTCGCATTGGTTGCTGCGGCACCTGAAAGAGAGGATATGGCGGTACCGGTGCCAGCCGTTGCCAGCAGCATTGTGCCGTTGTAAGCACCGAAAGCCAGCGCTGCACCGCTGCCCATACCGGCACCAAGGCCCAGACCGGCATCTTTAAGCATCTGATAATTTTGTTGCAAGGCCGTCAGCGTAGTGGTTGAAAAATCACCTGCATTCAGCTTTTCCAATTCGGGGCTTTCGACAAGATTGACATTCTTTAAGCGGCCAAAGGTTTCGATAAAGTCGCTAATTACGCCATTAAATGCCCGTAATTTGCGCTGACCATAATCTTCGATGGCGTTGTTGGTAGATTGCCGATGGCTATCAACGTTCTGATTAATTTCGTCCACCATAGTTTGGGCGCTGTCATTAATATTTTGAGCATCCAGGTGATCTTTCACACCGATGGCACCTTTAGCGACACCGTATAAACCCGCCGCTGCGGCTACGGCACCAATAATAATTGGAATAGGCATCATGTATCTCCTTTATTCAAGAACGAGGGCGAGAGTTTTACTAATTTCACTATTTAGTGCTTCGGCACGCTCCAATAGGTCTTTAAAAATAAAATCCTGTAGTTGATAGTGCAGTTGGATTTCTTTAAGCAGTAACCATTCAATATTGGAAATATGACCAGCGCGTAGTGCGATTAAAATAAGTTGCAAAAGAATGATTTTCGGAATACTGGGATCGTCAGATCGTTTGTCTTTAAGTAATGTTTTTAAAACCGAGCTGGCGGCGAGTACTCGGGTTTCCACTGCGTCTATTTTTAGCAGCGGATAAGCTTTCAGTTTTTTGGTGAGCTTGCTTTCGATTAACGCAGTAGGCGCCTCCATTATCGGTAAGTCGAATGTTTTGACGGATTGTTCCAGTTCGGACAACAGTTCTTTTTCCAGTGTTCCGAGCTGGATGGACAGAGCATTGAGATTGTAATCGGTTCTCAGTTCATCCTTGGTTTTGCCGTCCCACAGCAACGGCTTATCGGAAAGCGCCAGCAGAGTGGCGAGATCAAGGAGAAGCGTTTTTTCACTATCCGGCAATAATTTAATGAGCATACGTATCCTGATTTTTCTCTTACAGCGTCAAAGGGCGGTCTGAGTCCATAAATGCTTCGAACTCCGACATCGTATGAAATTGCAATTCTTTACCTAACAACGTGGCATAGTCATTAATGGCACGCGCTAAGCTATCAATGTCATGAGCACCAGATATGGCTGCTTTAAACAGATGTTCTGTCTCCCGGTGTAATTGAGGTATTTCCCGGAGAGTAAACTCATCCAGCACGGCTTGCTCTTCCGCTATACGGGCTCGTGCAACGGTTTGGATGGCACGGATATGTTGTAATCTTTCTCGTGAAAGGGCGGCTCCCCGCGCTGCGTCCAACGCGCTCTGATAGAACAAAGAAGAAAGCGTATAGCCAATCATCCCGCCGATAGCTGCACCGACAACAGGAATGGGAATGGCGAACTGTCCAAGCGTGGCCATCATGCCGCTGGAGAGCATGCCAGCCCCTTTTTCTCCGACTTCGTTGAGGAATTCAGCCTCGCTGATTTCGCCGTTGACGTAGCGTTTGACGGAAATACCGAGAGACAAGCAAATATTAACGGCCAGTGCCGGGACGCTAGTGCCTGCGAGGGCGCGCAATGTTTGTTTTTCAGATTGTTGCAGTGTTGCTTTGATGGCGGAGCCCGCGAAGGCGGTGCTGTATCCTAGTACCGCCGCCTTGGTGGTATCGCTGGCCACAGCCTGCACGGCATTACCCAACGATTTATCGTGCTGCGCCACGTTGAATGCGTTGGTTAATAATGAGATGGCTCCCCCAATCACGGCGCCATATTGGGCACCTTCGATACCGGCCCGGTGGCTGGTGCGCGCAATATCCATCGCGGTCGCCAGTTTCGGGTGTTGACGGTAATAGATGGCCTGTTCGGTGGTCATGCCGCTGTCAGATACATTGTCGGCAAGCTGGTCGTAGTTATCGGCTTCGCGGCGTTTCCGGTCAGCAACGTCCTGTTTGCCTAATGTTTCGACACGATTTGCCTCTTTTCGCAGCTTATTGGCTTCATCACGGCAAAATATCGCGGCACCTTCAAATTGTTCTGACGGTAGCTCAAGTTTGACGCCACGATAACGTGCGAATTTGCCGTCTTCTTTTGCAATTTTGCTGAAGAGTGCATTGCGGTTACCGACAAATTTCATCTGACTTTGTGAGCCATCAATAATCGTGCCGTCGAGTAGCTGTACGCGATCCACAACATTATGGTTTCTGCCATATTCTGGCAGATCGTCGCTGCGTACTGTACGCACGGGACGATGATGAATAATGGCTTCAGCATTGTCGCGGCTGGTTGCTGCGATCTCTGCGGAGAAGCCCGCCTGTTGTTTGATATTTTGTGCAGCATAATCGGGATTGACTTTGTGTTTCGCCACATCAGCTAGGCCCTTAGCAAACCGTTGACCCGTTTCATTATCGATGCCGCGATACCCTTTCAGATACTCGGCGTTGGCGCTGCCAAAGCGCTGCACCACTTCGTCACTCGCCAGTGCGGTAGTGGTGCGAAATTTATCCTGCGGTATTTCGTCGTTGCGATGGTGACTGTCGTCGTCCCTGAAGGAAGATGACGTGTCGCTATCATTGTTGTTCATCACAGCCTCCAAAGTAGATGTGTTTACTGACTCTTTTACTCATGCACCATATGCCTGTTCTTCATACATTTGCCTCAGCCTCTCCACCTTTTTCTTAATCTCCTGCACCCACACATCGGGCTCATACACCCGGATGTTGTCGTTCAATCCAAAGATCCACCACAGCGTTTCTTGATCTAGCGGGACGAGGGCACGGAGTCGATACCAGCCGCTGTTCGGCACGGGCTTCAGGCTTTGCTGGTGGCTAAGTGGTGTTTCTCGTAGCAGCCAGGCGATTTGTGGATGGATATCGGCAACCAACATCACCTCTTGCTCACGTTGGCGCGAGGAGAATGCACCGGACTGGATGTAATGGTCTATATCAAAACCGTCCTGCTGGCAGGCAGGCATTTCCAGCCGCGTGGCTTGCTGGATGCGATGCAAGGCAAAATGGCGTAAATCGTTATAACCATCGACGGTGCCAATCAGGTAGCTGACAGCGTGTCGGGCCACCAATCCCGCGGGGTGGATGCGTAAACGTTTGGACTCGCCTTTGCTGCGGCTGAGATAAACAATCTGTAGCTGGCGCTGCTCCATCAGTACGGTGGACACCTCTTCCCAAACATCCGCATCCACGTCGGCGGGGAGCAGCGTTTTGCCATTGGGTAATGCACGCACACGCTCTGCCCACAGCCCTAGGTTGTTATGTGTAAGCCCCTGTAACCGCTGCCGGGCCATGGCAAAATGGGGCTTCAGCCGCGCCAACACACTGGGCGGCAACAGTCTTTCCAGATAGTTCTCTGCAAAGACGAAAGCCAGCGCGGTAGGCGTATCCAGTGTCGGTAAATCGAATTGCGGCGTATCCTTAAGAAAACTCCAGTGATAAGGACGTCGGTTTTCGTCGCACAGCAGCGGGAAATACAGGCTGATGCCGACAAGATCCCGTTGTAAGGTACGCAAGTCGATTTCAAACTGTTGTTCTTTAATCTTTTCCAGTAATTCGAGAGTAGAAATGCTTTTCGGTTCACGAGGGATCAGGCGAAGAAGCGCCAAGTGTCGGAATAATCTATCTTTTGGATCGGACATCGTGTCCCCTCAATCGGTCTGATAATATTTACTGTGTGTTTATGCTTTAACCGCGTCTGCGTAGTCGCTACGGGCGCGTTCGCGCTCCAGTTCCTTTTTCAATTCATCGGTGGCATAGCGGTTTTTTATTATTATTGCGCCAACAATCAGACCAATTGAGAAATAGATAAGTTCTTTCATACAGGATTCCTTTATATAGCGATAAATAACGTTTGAGCGCTATATTCCGTTCATAGCGCGACATTCCGTGTCGTTTAATGCTATTTTTTTATTTTATCTGTTGCCGAGGATCCCACCCGCTTTTTAACAGCGAACGGTAAGACGGTATTCTGATGAAAGCTATTATCGGCTAATTGAAATGATTTTTGTGATCGTTTATACAGATCAATTTTATGATATTGATCGGTTATAACGATCGAATGTGATTTTTGAATGTTGCCTGTGGACGCGAAGTAGAACTAACGGTAAGCCAACCAGTATAAGTAGCTGCTCTATCACTAGCGCAGTAAAGGACAGCAACAGATGACCACCTCAGTGCACGAGGATGAACTGGCGGCCGAAAATGCACGCTTCAAGCGCTAACTGGCGGAGCGTGATGAAGAACTGGCTATTCTCCCCTTCTGACCAGTGAATGACGGGAGAAAATTGGCATTATCAAAGAAGAATCAGCACCTATTTCCCTCAGAGGATGGGCGTTATTAGTTAAAAAATTACTTATATCTTGCGTTGATGATTAACAAGGGCTGTTTTTAAGCAATATAGAAATCGTTAACGTTGACTACAAGGTGTTGCACCACGGGTAACAGAAAAGCCGGTATCACCGAGATATTTTTTGTTGCCGTTACTAAGAATTGCATGATTCTGTTCTGACGTACCGAGATTCAGAGGCAGAATTTCACAACCTCGTACCCCTCTTCATCGGGTTTGTTATAAGTATCTTCAAGTGCTTTGGAAAGTTGATCATACTCTGCGAGTCTTTAGGTTGGCAATTCAACAGATTTTGTTTTTTAACCAGAAATATCCTTCTCTACTTGGTATTCATATTTACTAATGCCAGCGTAAAACCATCGAGTAAAAATTTTTCATAATTTAAAATTCCTTTTATTACGTTAGTTTTTTCTGCATTACGAATTTTTTTGTTTGCTGGCATTTTGTTATATGGATTTGTCAGTAAGGGTAGGCAGAATATCTATAGTGTCAGATTATGTTCTTGGTAGAATCAAAAAACCAGAAGGAATAAGTTTT contains:
- a CDS encoding helix-turn-helix transcriptional regulator: MSDPKDRLFRHLALLRLIPREPKSISTLELLEKIKEQQFEIDLRTLQRDLVGISLYFPLLCDENRRPYHWSFLKDTPQFDLPTLDTPTALAFVFAENYLERLLPPSVLARLKPHFAMARQRLQGLTHNNLGLWAERVRALPNGKTLLPADVDADVWEEVSTVLMEQRQLQIVYLSRSKGESKRLRIHPAGLVARHAVSYLIGTVDGYNDLRHFALHRIQQATRLEMPACQQDGFDIDHYIQSGAFSSRQREQEVMLVADIHPQIAWLLRETPLSHQQSLKPVPNSGWYRLRALVPLDQETLWWIFGLNDNIRVYEPDVWVQEIKKKVERLRQMYEEQAYGA